One Brassica napus cultivar Da-Ae chromosome C2, Da-Ae, whole genome shotgun sequence DNA window includes the following coding sequences:
- the LOC106368386 gene encoding biotin--protein ligase 2, with translation MQVANLLRLVSLRSCRPSFSVAATAMDGDLDSCSLVLCGKSSVENDTAKRLKKENVLKLPDDTTKVSLFLDSEMKNLVRGDDSFNPSLFMNSLSTARFGRFLIWSPRLSSTHDVVSHNFSELPVGSVCVSDIQFKGRGRTKNVWESPKGCLMYSFTVEMENGRIVPLIQYVVSLAVTEAVKHVCDNKGLPYIDVKIKWPNDLYLNGLKVGGILCTSTYRSSIFHVSVGVGLNVDNDQPTTCLNAVLKDISPASVLLKREEILAAFFHKFEKFFDLFIDQGFKSLEELYYRTWLHSGQRVIVEDKIEDQVVHNVVTIQGLTSSGYLLAIGDDYQMYELHPDGNSFDFFKGLVRRKI, from the exons ATGCAAGTGGCGAACTTGTTGCGTCTCGTCTCTTTAAGGTCTTGCCGTCCATCTTTCTCCGTCGCTGCCACAG CAATGGATGGTGATCTAGATTCGTGTAGCTTGGTTTTGTGTGGGAAGTCCTCTGTTGAGAATGATACAGCAAAGCGTTTGAAGAAGGAGAACGTGCTTAAGCTCCCAGATGATACTACTAAAGTTTCACTCTTTTTAGATTCCGAGATGAAGAATTTGGTTAGAGGTGATGATTCATTCAATCCTTCACTCTTCATGAACTCGCTTTCAACTGCTCGGTTTGGTCGGTTTCTCATTTGGTCTCCCCGCTTGTCTTCCACTCACGATGTTGTTTCTCA tAACTTTTCTGAGCTTCCGGTTGGTTCAGTTTGTGTCTCAGATATTCAGTTCAAGGGTAGAG GCAGAACAAAGAATGTGTGGGAATCTCCAAAGGGTTGTCTTATGTATTCTTTTACGGTAGAAATGGAAAATGGTCGAATCGTTCCTTTGATTCAGTATGTTGTATCTCTTGCTGTAACTGAGGCTGTGAAACATGTTTGTGACAACAAG GGTTTGCCGTATATAGACGTTAAAATAAAGTGGCCCAATGATCTTTACTTGAATGGCCTTAAAGTCGGAGGCATTTTGTGTACCTCTACCTACAGATCTAGTATATTTCACGTTAGTGTTG GTGTGGGATTGAATGTGGACAACGATCAACCGACCACATGCTTAAATGCTGTACTAAAAGACATATCTCCTGCATCAGTTCTACTTAAAAGAGAAGAAATTTTAGCTGCCTTCTTTCATAAATTCGAAAAATTCTTTGATCTATTTATTGACCAAG GTTTTAAATCTCTCGAGGAGCTTTACTACAGGACATGGCTTCACAG CGGGCAAAGAGTGATCGTTGAAGATAAAATCGAGGACCAAGTTGTTCACAACGTTGTGACTATCCAG GGTTTGACATCTTCGGGATATCTGCTGGCTATTGGAGATGATTATCAAATGTATGAGCTTCACCCTGATGGCAATAG TTTTGACTTTTTCAAAGGTCTAGTCCGAAGAAAAATATGA
- the LOC106368387 gene encoding protein NRT1/ PTR FAMILY 2.3-like: MHHNTQTKFQSYLCFHLFSSMAGPVSGDTEAQCARDPSSKPGGWITFPFMMATLLGMSITSFGWVLNLIVFLIAEFNIKSIAAAQISNIVNGCLSMLPLVAAILADSFFGNILVISASTFISLTGILLLTLIASLDLLKPIPCATGSILCQSPTALQLGILYIALVLVTTGAGGTRFTLASAGANQYDKPKDQGSFFNWYFLTLYAGAITGATAIVYTQDNASWKLGFGLCAAANFVSFVVFVSGKKLYKHEKPMGSPFKSLISVVVAATVKRKAVISSKEQDYHQGLAKTSPAIIPSKSYGFLNRAALKTEDGDGSVNNIWRMCSVQEVEDFKAILRLLPLWVAIIFVSTPMVMQTSLMVLQALVTDRALGPHFKVPAGSLQVIIMTSASTFIIINNWLVYPMYQKLTGKRLTPLQKVGIGQVLTILSMAVSAVVEAKRLKTVENGHPMSVLWLFPPLVIVGIGEAFQFPGNIELFYGEFPESLRNTATSLTSLVIGISFYLSTALISLLQRTTKWLPNDINSGRVDNVYWVLVVAGVLNFGYFLVCSWFYKYRNLQGDNEQDPKDVST; this comes from the exons ATGCATCATaacacacaaacaaaatttcaaagttACTTGTGCTTCCACTTGTTTTCTTCCATGGCTGGTCCAGTTTCGGGTGATACAGAAGCGCAGTGCGCTCGAGATCCGAGCAGCAAGCCCGGTGGCTGGATAACTTTTCCATTCATGATGG CTACATTGTTAGGTATGTCCATAACATCTTTCGGATGGGTACTAAACTTGATTGTGTTCTTGATCGCGGAATTCAACATCAAGAGCATCGCTGCTGCTCAGATTTCGAACATTGTCAATGGATGCCTCAGCATGTTGCCTCTTGTAGCAGCCATTTTAGCTGATTCTTTTTTTGGAAACATTCTCGTCATCTCCGCCTCTACTTTCATCTCGCTTACT GGGATTCTTCTCCTGACTCTGATCGCATCTTTGGACTTGTTGAAACCTATACCGTGTGCAACCGGATCAATCCTATGCCAGTCTCCAACGGCACTCCAGCTTGGGATCTTGTATATAGCCTTAGTTCTAGTAACCACTGGAGCAGGTGGGACACGGTTCACCCTGGCATCTGCAGGTGCAAACCAATACGACAAACCTAAGGATCAAGGAAGCTTCTTCAACTGGTACTTCCTCACACTATACGCTGGGGCCATTACCGGAGCGACAGCGATTGTCTACACACAGGACAATGCTAGCTGGAAACTCGGGTTTGGCCTCTGCGCTGCTGCAAATTTCGTAAGTTTCGTTGTTTTCGTCAGCGGGAAAAAACTCTACAAGCATGAGAAACCCATGGGAAGCCCTTTCAAAAGCCTCATCAGCGTTGTAGTCGCCGCTACAGTGAAAAGAAAGGCTGTGATTTCATCAAAAGAACAAGACTATCACCAGGGACTCGCCAAGACTTCTCCTGCAATAATACCCTCCAAGAGCTATGGGTTCTTGAACCGTGCAGCCTTGAAAACCGAAGACGGCGACGGCTCAGTTAACAACATCTGGAGGATGTGCTCTGTTCAGGAAGTAGAAGATTTCAAAGCCATTCTCCGACTTCTTCCTCTGTGGGTGGCCATAATCTTTGTTAGTACTCCAATGGTGATGCAAACAAGCTTGATGGTACTCCAAGCTCTAGTCACGGACCGTGCGCTTGGTCCACACTTCAAAGTCCCGGCCGGGTCCCTCCAAGTCATTATAATGACCTCCGCATCCACCTTTATAATAATCAACAACTGGCTTGTCTACCCCATGTATCAGAAGCTAACCGGTAAGCGGCTAACTCCGCTTCAAAAGGTCGGGATAGGACAGGTTCTTACCATCCTAAGCATGGCAGTCTCTGCGGTTGTGGAAGCAAAGAGGCTGAAAACAGTTGAAAACGGGCATCCCATGTCAGTGCTATGGCTGTTTCCTCCTCTCGTTATAGTGGGGATAGGTGAGGCCTTCCAGTTTCCAGGTAACATTGAACTGTTCTATGGAGAATTCCCGGAGTCTCTGAGGAACACCGCGACTTCACTGACCTCGCTGGTGATTGGAATCTCTTTCTATCTGAGCACAGCTCTGATCAGTCTCCTCCAGAGGACTACCAAGTGGTTACCAAATGACATTAACAGCGGAAGAGTTGACAATGTTTACTGGGTTTTAGTCGTTGCAGGAGTCTTGAATTTCGGATATTTTCTCGTCTGCTCTTGGTTCTACAAATACAGAAATCTCCAAGGTGATAATGAACAAGATCCTAAAGATGTTTCAACCTAA
- the LOC106365057 gene encoding WAT1-related protein At1g68170-like: MVRKICEMWREMKAITAMVVVQIATAVLNILFKLAVVDGMEPRVLVAYRLFFATLFMLPLSFIFQREKRPEFTWNLLLLALLSGLLGAVLPSIFTITGLALTSATFASAAAVLTPLITFVLAAFLRMESVRFGTREGKAKVFGTLFGVGGALIFIFYRGKDIHMWSTHIDLMNKSHDFSRDATSHHISILGALFVFGGNMSYAFWLLLQVKVSKQFGGAYWNATLMNLTGSVVAVIIALCWNCDLKEWKLGWNIRLFTIAYASIMMSGMVIAVNAWCVESRGPLFVSVFSPVALVVVALVGSFILNETLHVGSIIGTVIIVGGLYLVLWGKNKEMKSITPTSDYIETNKTTSKDISLKNLPTLSTNVP, translated from the exons aTGGTTAGGAAAATATGTGAAATGTGGAGAGAAATGAAGGCTATAACGGCAATGGTGGTGGTTCAAATAGCAACAGCAGTGCTGAATATTTTGTTCAAGCTTGCGGTAGTAGATGGTATGGAGCCAAGAGTTCTCGTGGCTTATCGTCTCTTCTTCGCTACACTTTTCATGCTTCCCCTTTCTTTTATCTTTCAAAG GGAGAAGAGGCCAGAGTTTACATGGAATCTTCTCTTACTAGCACTTCTCTCGGGGCTACTGGG TGCGGTGTTACCGAGTATCTTCACTATTACGGGTCTGGCTCTAACGTCAGCAACATTCGCTTCTGCTGCTGCCGTTCTCACTCCCTTGATCACTTTCGTATTGGCTGCATTTCTTAG GATGGAGAGTGTAAGGTTTGGAACAAGAGAAGGGAAGGCTAAAGTTTTTGGGACACTCTTTGGTGTTGGTGGAGCTCTTATCTTTATATTCTACAGAGGAAAAGATATTCATATGTGGTCAACGCACATTGACCTAATGAACAAATCACATGACTTCTCACGTGATGCTACCTCCCACCATATTTCTATCCTCGGggctctttttgtttttggtggCAACATGTCCTATGCATTTTGGCTATTATTGCAG GTAAAAGTAAGCAAACAATTTGGAGGGGCTTACTGGAACGCAACGCTAATGAACCTGACGGGGAGCGTTGTGGCTGTTATTATTGCTCTTTGCTGGAATTGCGATTTGAAGGAATGGAAATTAGGATGGAATATCAGGCTCTTTACGATTGCGTATGcg TCAATTATGATGTCCGGAATGGTGATAGCAGTCAACGCATGGTGCGTCGAATCTAGAGGACCCTTATTTGTATCGGTATTTAGCCCTGTAGCACTTGTCGTCGTAGCTCTTGTTGGATCATTTATTCTAAACGAAACACTTCACGTGGGGAG CATAATTGGTACAGTGATTATCGTGGGAGGCTTATACCTTGTGCTATGGggtaaaaacaaagaaatgaaGAGTATCACTCCGACCTCGGATTATATTGAAACAAATAAGACTACTAGCAAAGACATCTCCCTCAAGAATCTCCCAACATTAAGTACAAATGTCCCTTGA
- the LOC106365058 gene encoding E3 ubiquitin-protein ligase ATL59 isoform X1 — translation MTSEYRPRIIVNGTRRTRTFHYFYCRHCSRTIRLRNYGLYGPICPLCSREINLHDELDIMRLNRPYWDTDTDWITLHLVNSTRSNRHNHELVNTDDEFADVLPNERVGPPPASPSAIEAVNTVTISEENLAKEKVCAICKEEFEVGEEGKELKCLHLYHPSCIVSWLNIHNTCPICRFAVNLGVSHSHVDGEGSNNLGNGRSNRIRTRVCSLWPLRMMFDWVHNLLDVRITNT, via the exons ATGACATCTGAGTATCGTCCAAGAATTATTGTGAATggaacaagaagaacaagaacgTTCCATTACTTCTATTGCCGTCATTGCAGCCGCACCATTAGGCTCCGAAACTATGGTCTATATGGTCCTATATGTCCTCTCTGTTCTAGAGAGATCAATCTCCACGATGAGCTTGACATTATGAGGCTAAACCGGCCTTATTGGGATACCGATACCGATTGGATCACTCTCCATCTTGTCAACTCAACAAGAAGCAACCGGCACAATCATGAACTAGTTAATACCGATGATGAGTTCGCTGACGTCTTGCCTAACGAACGTGTCGGTCCACCACCGGCCTCTCCATCCGCCATTGAGGCTGTAAATACGGTGACGATCTCGGAAGAAAATTTGGCAAAAGAGAAGGTTTGTGCGATATGCAAGGAGGAGTTTGAAGTTGGAGAGGAAGGAAAAGAGTTGAAATGTTTGCATTTGTACCATCCAAGCTGCATTGTGTCTTGGTTGAATATTCATAATACTTGTCCCATTTGTCGCTTTGCGGTTAACTTAGGCGTTTCCCATAGTCACGTTGATGGAGAAGGGTCTAACAACCTCGGCAATGGTCGATCAAATCGCATTCGAACTAGGGTTTGTTCTTTGTGGCCTCTCCGAATGATGTTTGATTGGGTACATAATCTCCTCG ATGTAAGAATAACAAACACTTGA
- the LOC106365058 gene encoding E3 ubiquitin-protein ligase ATL59 isoform X2, whose protein sequence is MTSEYRPRIIVNGTRRTRTFHYFYCRHCSRTIRLRNYGLYGPICPLCSREINLHDELDIMRLNRPYWDTDTDWITLHLVNSTRSNRHNHELVNTDDEFADVLPNERVGPPPASPSAIEAVNTVTISEENLAKEKVCAICKEEFEVGEEGKELKCLHLYHPSCIVSWLNIHNTCPICRFAVNLGVSHSHVDGEGSNNLGNGRSNRIRTRVCSLWPLRMMFDWVHNLLEILQM, encoded by the exons ATGACATCTGAGTATCGTCCAAGAATTATTGTGAATggaacaagaagaacaagaacgTTCCATTACTTCTATTGCCGTCATTGCAGCCGCACCATTAGGCTCCGAAACTATGGTCTATATGGTCCTATATGTCCTCTCTGTTCTAGAGAGATCAATCTCCACGATGAGCTTGACATTATGAGGCTAAACCGGCCTTATTGGGATACCGATACCGATTGGATCACTCTCCATCTTGTCAACTCAACAAGAAGCAACCGGCACAATCATGAACTAGTTAATACCGATGATGAGTTCGCTGACGTCTTGCCTAACGAACGTGTCGGTCCACCACCGGCCTCTCCATCCGCCATTGAGGCTGTAAATACGGTGACGATCTCGGAAGAAAATTTGGCAAAAGAGAAGGTTTGTGCGATATGCAAGGAGGAGTTTGAAGTTGGAGAGGAAGGAAAAGAGTTGAAATGTTTGCATTTGTACCATCCAAGCTGCATTGTGTCTTGGTTGAATATTCATAATACTTGTCCCATTTGTCGCTTTGCGGTTAACTTAGGCGTTTCCCATAGTCACGTTGATGGAGAAGGGTCTAACAACCTCGGCAATGGTCGATCAAATCGCATTCGAACTAGGGTTTGTTCTTTGTGGCCTCTCCGAATGATGTTTGATTGGGTACATAATCTCCTCG AAATATTGCAGATGTAA